ATATGTTTGCCGTCTCGTACAGACGGAGCCGCTTGGTTTGATTCAAAGCTTCTCTGTGCTTGACTGGTTCCTCCCCGGATATTTAGCCAGCGCACCGCTGTAGGATGTTGCGGCGAAGGGTCTTAAATAgtatatttcataaaaaacatCCTATGGTGGATTCTAATACGACGACGCTTTCAACACTTACGTTAGGTGAGAGGAAACATAACACGCCAGGATGTGAGGCTGCGCTTTACCACAAAAGATCAAAAAAGTGCTGTACTTATTTAGAGATATGAAAAAGATTAGGAAACCACCAACTGTACAGCCGGATGAGATTTAGTCAAACAAATTTGTGGAGAAAGTTTACACATTGTCACAGAGCATCGCTGCTTTTACTGAAGTATGAAGTAGATACAAAATTTCTTGGAAAGATATCTACCGATACTGATAGATaccgatagttttgctttttacataaaataatcACACAGTACGAGTTCTGATGTGTTTTTCCACCAGGATATAATCTGACCTGATCATCAgctgccgataccgattatagGCCGATATATATTAGTGCATCCCTAAAGTAAAGTTTTCTCAATTTTAGACTtgacaaaattattttattaagttattaaaggaatatttcacATAACAATGAAAACAAGTCCATCATTTCTTTGACTTTCTTTCAGTTTTCAGCATATTTAGAGTTACATTAAATCATATCCTGGTAGCTTTTCTAATGGCACATCATTGTTTAAAGCCCATCCATCATCATAATGTGACTCCAATATTTGACCACAAAACCTCTCACAAGGATCAATTGTTGAAGCTTTCCGTTGATGTATGTTTGTTATGATGGGACAATATTTGGCCTAGatgcaactatttgaaaatctggaaaaaaaaatattgggaaaatcgcctttaaagttgtccaaatgacaTCCTtaacaacacatattactaatgataaatacattttatatatatatatattttaccgagcccctaaggtgacattggagtaaaaaaaatctaaagtttagtttcatgtgctcacgcgaaaccttcatgtgcacaatttcttttttaagtttagttttgcgtgctcacgtgaaactttcgggCGCATGTGAAAGCAAAAGTTTTACATGTGCAACCAAAACTAAACATggtagtttcacgtgcgcacgcaaaactaacgtttatttattttttgctccatgtccccttaggggctccgtaatatttataataaaaaatatcttaatgaaacatctttacttaatatcctaatgatttttggcttAAAAATTGATGGGTCATTCCACCCAATCGGTGCCAGTTGCATGTTGTAATTTAATAACACACGTTTTACTTTTCAAAATAAGTATTGGTAAATCTCAGGTaactagtttatttttttttaacatggttTCTTAATTGATTGAGGCATTTTGATAACTGGACTGAAAGAGTTTTTAGAATAGATTTAGCAAATACATGAGATATATGTGCAGTAAATGTGTGCTAATAGCATAAAGACACTTAGCAAATTCTAGTGATttaccaaaatgttttatttgaaaataatctTGACAACATCAAAGAAATAATATAGATAACAGGACTGTACATTCACAGTCATAGCATCAATAtcataaaataaacagaaaagaaaatgagaaacgTGACTTTTGATCTTTAAATGACATTCAGAAGATCCAGATGATGTCACTTCCTCTTGAATATGTGACTTGCGGGATATTCCTAAATTTTCAGAGGGGGGAACGTGTTGGGTAACAGGACTGAGTGAAATCCTGGGGACAtgactaaaatgtgcattttatctaaaatattatgactttttttaatggtaaaaaatatttaaagcaaagatGTGATATGGACCCatacaaaaaaatgcaaaaaataaagatatctAAAGAAttgtttgctttttatttaaaggtATAGAGATAGAGAGCAGGGACagataaaaaatgctaatttttaGTGTTCtatgtagtttttattaatgttttaaaatatttagttaAATTTGGTGTTAGATTAACATGCAGGACACTTtgcttaataataaaatgttttttggaGTTAGTTTTCATGCATTTTTATACTTTTAATATCCTGGGGACAGCAATGTTACCCATTTAGTGGAATGACCCTGATCATTTTGAccgcaaaaatgactttcttacggtatttttgtcttgtttttagtacaaatatcaaaaaaatttaatcaagATTTTGtttaagcaaaatgacctaagaaaataagtctagttttaagaccaaaaaaatatacaatttaagtaaatgtgtgcttaaaacaagcacaaaATAATTGGCAATGGGACAAgatattttttcataaattaagagtttaaaagttaaaagttttttacttaaaacaatttTAAAGCATTTGCCAATTTgctaagcacaaatttacttaaactttattttttttttagacttttttctttggtcattttgctcatcaagaaaatgcatcttgatttaagaatgtttagatatttgtactaaaaacaagacaaaaatatgtaggaaagtcatttttttgcagtgaatgtATTGCTGGCCATTGCTCCTCATAactagttttgtggtccagacATGTGTCTTATATAGAGAAAACTATTCATATTTTGAGTCGCGTTTGAGttattttaggtgaactattcctttaataccaAGTAATACCGAGTAATGATTTCCTGAGGATTTGTGTAACACATAAAGACATGATCTGTCATATAAACCACAAATAATTCAACTCAATTCATGAATAACAATATATAAGGTAAAGACCTCTGCGGTGACCTTGAACCGGGAGTTTTGGGTAAAATCAAAAGGCTCAGCTAGATGTAGTTTTTAATTTCACTGGCTCTTTATAATTCATGTATATCTATcattaaactgtattttctattATTAAACAGGTAACGGCTACGGAAACCACCGCGGTTCCCCCGGTCTGCTGGTCTCTCCGGGGAGCCTGACGAAGACCATGCAGGCCAAATCTCCTCCGTCCATGAACATGAGCGGCCGTAAGCCGGACCTACGCGTCCTGATCCCACCTGGATCCAAGAACACTATGCCCTCCATCGTAAGTCAACGGCTGCATCTGTTGCACCCGCTAAATATCAGATAGGCTCACTAATAGACAGATTTACTTCCTTGATGGATTTGAAGTGTGCATGCATATGCTTAGGTTCTTtgagaaccaaaaatggttcttccacccccttatttttaacaaacacaTGCAGTACAAGTTAATTATCACACATATTCAGTCTGCATCTGTTATTGAGATGGCACATGCCAGAAAAGAAGTTTCGAATTAAAACTAATTAGAATTTCATTCGTTTTAATTGCTTGCCAGTCGGAGGACGTCGACATGTTGCTGGTAAGTGTCTTCACGTGAGACACCTGTCAAACAGTCTTATACGAACAGAGAACCAAAATAACACATGCAAAAGTTTCACGTTGACAACCCTCTCGCTCACATCTTCATCTATCCAGTCTCTTTCCTCTGTTGCCAAGGGGACTGCTTCAGCAGTTCCCATAGCAACAGCGAGACCCTTTAGCAGAGGTTGGTTGGATGGTAGATGAATAACCGGGTGGAGGGGTAATAACCTGTTATTGGTGTCATGATCACCGGTTAAATGGAGCATAAATGACATCACCTGTGGATTTACCTGTATAGTTGCTTTCTGTCGcctttgttttaataaatgttgaAATAAATTTTCTTGTTTTATAGAACCAGAGAATAAATAATTCCCAGTCGGCCCAATCCTTGAGCACACCAGTGGTGTCTGTGGCCACGCCCACTCTGCCAGGACAGGGAATGGGCGGCTACCCATCAGCCATCTCTACCTCATACGGTACAGGTGAGAGCGGACTACAGTAGATATTCATAGAGAAAAGCACTGTTTCGTCATGTCTTAAAAAAACCTGCATTCAGattggacaatatttggccaagatataaatatttgaaaatctaaatattaagaaaatcacctttaaagttgtccaaatgaagtccttagcaacattTATTACTAATgatgaatacatttttgatatatttacaggaaatgtaaaaaatatcttcatggcaCATAATCTTTACTtcatatcctaatgatttttagcattaaaaatttataattttgGCCGATAcgatgtatttttggctattgctacaaatatacccatgtgacttatgactggttttgtggtccagggtcacatttagagttgatttgattttttttaatatgcaaAAAAGTTACGGATCTTgagtaattattatgtatataatatataaatacacacaacatacatgtttaaatttaagcaaaaattttttttatttacatataaaatgtattcaaatataatatatacatgtaaatgtttcttaaatagatacatgcatgtgtgtgtttatatatataaaataattacatacagtgcgcacacatatattatggaaaaacaaacttttattttgtatgcgattaatcacaattaatcttttgacagccctaatttttattatacacacatatgtgtgttttgcatattatttttattagggcTATCAAAAGAtagtcacgattaatcgcatacaaaataaaagtttgttttgcataatatatttgtgtgtattgtgtgtaattattatgtatataatatataaatacacacaacatacatgtttaaatttaagaaaaatattatttatatatatttttatttatttccatataaaatgtattcaaatctaatatatacatgtaaatgtttcttaaatacatacatgcatgtgtgtatttatatatacaaaatatttacacagagtgcacacacatatattacgcaaaaacaaacttttattctgtatgcgattaatcacaattaatctttTGGCAGCCCTAATTTTATTATACACATATATGTGTGTTttgcttattattttttattagggCTATCAAaaaattaatcgcatacaaaataaaagtttgttttgcataatatatttgtgtgtaattattatgtatataatatataaatacacacaacatacatgtataaagtaaagattttttttacatatatttttacttataaattatttatatatatattttttatttatatataaaatgtattcaaatctaatatatacacatgtaaatgtttcttaaatacataaatgcatgcgtgtatttatttatatatatataaaataattacacagaGTGCACACTCATATAacgcaaaaacaaacttttattttgtatgcgattaatcacatttaatcttttgacagccctaattttattatacacacacatgtgTGTTTTGCATATAATTTTTATTAGGGCTATCAAAAGAtagtcacgattaatcgcatacaaaataaaagtttgttttgcataatatatttgtgtgtattgtgtgtaattattatgtatataatatataaatacacacaacatacatgtttaattttgagaaaaatattatttatatatatttttatttatttccatataaaatgtattcaaatctaatatatacatgtaaaatgtttcttaaatacatacatgcatgtgtgtatttatatatacaaaatatttacacagagtgcacacacatatattacgcaaaaacaaacttttattctgtatgcgattaatcacaattaatcttttgaacGCCCTAATTTTTATTATACACACGTGTGTGttttgcatattattttttattagggCTATCAAAAGAtgaatcgcatacaaaataaaagtttgttttgcataatatatttgtgtgtaattattatgtatataatatataaatacacacaacatacatgtataaattaaatatttttttttatatatatttttatttataaattatttatttattttttatttatttatatataaaatgtattcaaaTCTAATATatgcatgtaaatgtttcttaaatacatacatgcatgcgtgtatttatttatatatataaaatacactCATATAacgcaaaaacaaacttttattttgtatgcgattaatcacaattaatttttgacagccctaatttttattatacacacatatgtgtgtttcgcatattattttttattagggCTTTCAAAAGAtcaatcacatacaaaataaaagtgtgttttgcataatatatttgtgtgtattgtgtgcaGTTATTATgtatagaatatataaatacacacaacatacatgtataaatttaagaaaaaattatttatatatttttttatttatataaaaaaatgtattcaaatctaatatatacatgtatgtgtgtatttctatatacaaaataattacacagaCCTCACACACATATTAcccaaaaacaaacttttattttgtatgcgattaatcgcaattaatcttttggtAGCCCTAATTTTATTATACACACATATCTCATGTTTTGCTTATTATTATACCTGAAAAATTATTTCTGACCAGTGGTTAGTTGCTGTTACTTATAAGTTGAAATTGCTTAAGTAATTTTGAGAAGTTTAAGTAAtatgaaaacattaaaaaatattaagttgAAATGATTGTAAAGCCAGTTTGATGGTACTTAAAAATTAATGGCAGCaaaaaagaatttttttattttttatattgagtTTTTTTAGTACCCCCAAACATGTATTATTGTTTAGTTAGCTCAGTTCTTTAGATTAACTGTGTGTGTAGAATCAAAATCGCACCACCAGGTGGCGCCATTGGTTAAGCATTCTTACCCAATGCAGTAATCCATAAGATAAAGCACAATACAGTtcatataatttattaaagttttttcTTTCCCCGTCTAGAGTATTCTCTCAGCAGTGGTGACCTGGCCTCTCTGACGGCTTTCAACAGCTCGGCTTCTCTTCATCTGGGTTCAATGACCGGCTGGCAACAGAACATGCAGCACTCTGGTCTTGGACATTTAGGGTGAGCATCATCCATACACATGTGTCCAAAACACAATTTAAAAAGTACAATGATGAAAATAATACTGTAAATGCTTAGtaaatgttaacattatttaatgcATCAGCTATCatgaaaaaataacaaacaatacttctacagcatttattcatcttagtttatgttaatttactaaatacattttaaaatctaCTGATGTAATTACCCTTCTAGAaggaatgtgttaaaaacaacacattagtgttgattctgggacatcACAGTAAATGCGTTGTCcaagaatccacccatctctgtgtatTTGTcaacattaataaatgcattagctaacaatgagcaataaatagttttagcatttattaatcttttatTCATTGTGCATTAGCTAATGttaatacactcttaaaaaggATGTGTTCTGTTTTCACACAtctttttgtgttactttttacACAACTtatgttttaacacaaaatgacatttaatgtgttaaaagcttaacacaaAAAAACGTGTAAAAACTGAACACATcctttttaagagtgtattaaCATCAGCTAAGGCacaatgaaataaaacattgaataaaagattaataaatgctaaaactatatattgctcattgttagctAACGCATTTTTTAATGTTGTCAAATACAAcctttttgtaaagtgttaacttttaattcattttaacttGTAATGCCtttttatccaaaacaacttacagtgcattcaagcttaacatttttgtcagtatttatgtttgtttcctggggatcgaacccatgatctttgCATTGCTCCATACCAGTCGAGGTACAGGAACTGATGTTATGGCTTAAAATTAGATGGTTTTGGAAACTATTTGGCATGTTAACTATACAAAAAAACCTGTGATTTTGCCTCCATCGGAGCACGCAAGATGTCTTTTTGGGTGGGAAATTCTCAAATCATACCAGGATAACACAAATTATTAAGTCCATTTTGGACCCCACTGTGTTCCTTTACCCCTGCCATATGGCCAATTTAATGCCGCGTTcccaccagccgcggtagaggcgtcaagcgcaagtgatttcaatgttaagtcaatgtcaAGACGTGTTGACGCGCGTCTCGCGGCGCGAttgaggcgtttagcgcggcAGACGAAATTCCGCCTCAATcacgcaaattgagcgttgccgtggCAAACGCACGAGTTGGAAAATTTTTACTTTGTCGGAAAAACAGGCCAGTTAACCAATCatgagcttgctctagtagtgacgtgattacagaaagcgaatttccacgtgaatgtctcgatgactagaatttcactcgtgaatgaagcgagtaaacttaaaatgttcaagtggcaaactaggcgcggtagatgcgaatttgacgcctcaaacgcggttggtgtgaacccacggtaagaCCAATTCGCGTCTAGTTTGAGTTTTTGAACATTGAGTTTACGCGCTTCATAGGCTAATGAAATTCAAGTCAtcaagacattcacgtggaaattcgcgtcatgggaggagCTTCTGTagtcacgtcactactagagcaagctcctgattggttaacgcggtgcgtttttccgccaaagttcacatttttcaacttgcgcatttgctaaatgcctcattcgcactgcgagacctccagacgtgcGTCAACACGTCTTCACATTTACTTAACActgaaatcacttgcgcttgacgcctctaccacggctggtctgaacgcagcataagaagtgtctttcaaaagtaataataatattttgggGAATAATGCAGATGCAACTCTCTCCAAATTAAAATTGCTGGTATTGTGCTCTTCTGTGAGCCTTGTAAAGGTACAAACTTGTCACTGAGACCGTAccctttttaaaaaggtacacctttgtacctaaagagtgcatattagtacttcaaaggtacatatttgtactgccccagtgacagctttggtCCTTTATTTAGCGTGAAGGCGACCCCATGCTTTTGTCCGGCCCGTAACCGTCTTTCATCTCTGCCCACAGGAACTGCACCAGCGCACAGTTATGTCAAAGCTCCACCCTCTCCCTGCCGTCCAATCAGAGCCTGCACATCAAATCCGAACCGGTTTCTCCTCCCAGAGACCGGGCGGGGGGCACCCCGGGGATCTACGGCCAGCCTCCACCCCCCCAGCAACAGCAGCAACAACAGTCTCAGCCGGGTCACCTGCGGCACGACGCGGGCCGCTCCCCCGTCGACAGCCTCAGCAGCTGCGGCAGCTCGTACGAGGGCAGCGATCGCGAGGAACACCGCCCCGATTTCCACTCGCCCATGGGACTGCTGAGATCCTCTCAGGACGAGCGGCAGAGCCCGTCCGTCAAACGCATGCGTCTGTCCGAGAGCTGGGCCTCGTGATGCgcccgtccgtccgtccgtccgtcagGGAGGGCTTTTCTATGTGGAGATTTCACTTTAGTATTATATTTGTTTCTGCAGCGTGTGAGTGCTACAATAAGTATTAAAAACGATATATAAGTGGATAAACAGGGAGGGTGGGCGTGTTTGTGATTTGGGGTTGGGGGCGAGGGACGTGCATCGCTTGTGCCATGTGtgggaaaaaaacaaaaacacaaaaatataaacatgcaatTTTACAtacgtgtgtatgtatgtatacaaGCATACAGGATTTTAAAGAGAAGTCTGGTACTCTTGTTTGGTAAAGCTACTTTTTAGTTCAGTAATATATATAATGCATTATTAAACTATTGAAAGACGCATTGATGTGTCTTTGGGCTTCGAGTTGTACAAGTAATATTCCCGTACGAATCGGGGCCTTTATGTTCACGATCAGTGCTCACTAACTCGCAAATGTATGTTATCACAGACGTTGTTGTGTTGCAGGTTCAACGTATTTATGTAAATAGAGGATGATGAGGCTTTCGGGTAAATAAGCTGCCAGGATTTGCAGATTTATTTACGATTAACGGAGCGAGAGAGTCATTACGCACCATTTTAACACGACTTTTATTCAGGGGCCCGGGGCTGAGGAATAGACACGATTTAGCTTTAAAAATTCAATCaggataataaaaaaaaaa
This window of the Paramisgurnus dabryanus chromosome 10, PD_genome_1.1, whole genome shotgun sequence genome carries:
- the mef2ca gene encoding myocyte enhancer factor 2ca — protein: MGRKKIQIARIMDERNRQVTFTKRKFGLMKKAYELSVLCDCEIALIIFNSTNKLFQYASTDMDKVLLKYTEYNEPHESRTNSDIVETLRKKGLNGCDSPDIDAEDSGHSPESEDKYRKINEDIDLMISRQRLCAPSSYDMPISIPASNPNSLIYNHPGASLGNPNLLPLSHQSLQRNSMSPGVTHRPPSAGNTGGLMGPDLGGGVGTSAGNGYGNHRGSPGLLVSPGSLTKTMQAKSPPSMNMSGRKPDLRVLIPPGSKNTMPSINQRINNSQSAQSLSTPVVSVATPTLPGQGMGGYPSAISTSYGTEYSLSSGDLASLTAFNSSASLHLGSMTGWQQNMQHSGLGHLGNCTSAQLCQSSTLSLPSNQSLHIKSEPVSPPRDRAGGTPGIYGQPPPPQQQQQQQSQPGHLRHDAGRSPVDSLSSCGSSYEGSDREEHRPDFHSPMGLLRSSQDERQSPSVKRMRLSESWAS